The following coding sequences lie in one Caretta caretta isolate rCarCar2 chromosome 28, rCarCar1.hap1, whole genome shotgun sequence genomic window:
- the LOC142070301 gene encoding uncharacterized protein LOC142070301 — translation MVSENEEEPQQEDAERVEAHGMLSGRSKGNDSGSCARPEKTKACESQQRPEENFGSQSDLITRERMNLEGTRYTCLECGKSFKGSSDLLRHQRIHTGEKPYACCVCGKCFKRSSHLIAHKRIHIDEKPYGCPECGKHFKQSSHLITHRKIHTGEKPYGCPECGKHFKQSSHLITHRKIHTGEKPYGCPECGKHFIDSSSLLSHQRIHTGERPYTCSECGKSFNQRSTRITHQRTHTGERPYMCSECGKSFNRSSVLTTHRRIHTGEKPYGCSECGRSFNQRSTLIRHQKIHMGVICNKCLD, via the coding sequence atggtgagtgaaaatgaggaggaaccccagcaggaagatgctgagcgagtagaagcccatgggatgttgtcaggaaggtccaaagggaatgattctgggagctgtgcacgcccagaaaaaacaaaagcctgtgagagtcagcagaggccagaggaaaacttcggtagccagtcagaccttattacacgtgagagaatgaacttggaaggaacacgctacacatgcctcgagtgtgggaaaagcttcaaagggagctcggaccttctcagacatcagagaatccacacgggtgagaaaccttacgcatgctgtgtgtgtgggaaatgcttcaagcggagctcgcatctcattgcacataagagaatccacatagatgagaaaccttatggctgccctgagtgtgggaaacacttcaagcagagctcacaccttattacacatcggaaaatccacacgggtgagaaaccttatggatgccctgagtgtgggaaacacttcaagcagagctcacacctaattacacatcggaaaatccacacgggtgagaaaccttatggatgccctgagtgtgggaagcacttcattgacagttcatccctcctctcacatcagcgaatccacacaggggagaggccctacacatgctctgagtgcgggaaaagcttcaatcagcgctcaacccgaatcacacatcagagaacgcacacaggagagaggccctacatgtgctctgagtgcgggaaaagctttaatcggagctctgtactgaccacacatagaagaatccacacaggtgagaagccttatggatgctcagagtgtgggagaagcttcaatcagcgctcaacccttattagacatcagaaaatccacatgggagtgatctgtaacaaatgccttgactag